Proteins encoded by one window of Halorhodospira halophila:
- the ilvB gene encoding biosynthetic-type acetolactate synthase large subunit, protein MDTAIVNPQAETDATRHPLAGKTMSGGEIIVEVLAQEGVDTLFGYSGGAILPTYDAIFKYNERRRKEQQAGEEEDPIRLIVPANEQGAGFMAAGYARATGKVGCFLVTSGPGATNTVTPIRDCMADSVPVVAITGQVPTHAMGTDAFQEAPIVNIMGSCAKHVFLVTDPEQLEATVRTAFEVARSGRPGPVVVDVPKNMQNWIGEFRGEGVLEVRGYRQRMESLRSAKLSDRKCRAFMEMLEHSRRPLLYVGGGVVNGEAHQELRDFAQTFGIPVVSTLMGLGAMDTTDDLYLGMLGMHGTAYANYAVEDCDFLIAVGARFDDRVAGKVEEFAPLAEQIAHIDIDAAEIGKVKGVDWAHVGEAGRSLRQLLRYGESMGFEPRFDAWLEHVRGLRERHPMNYDRDSALIQPHYVLEKLNELTAGEAIIATGVGQHQMWAAQYCDFRGPRQWLTSGGLGTMGFGLPAAIGAYLGRPDRMVIDVDGDGSLRMNLGELETATTYDLPVKILSLNNVGDGMVRQWQKLYFGDRFSGSDKSLHRKDFIKAAEADGYEFARRVADKAELEEALRAFVEFPGPAFLEVMIDPDAGVFPMVGPGSSYKEMVTGDYIPSRDVALRPRTKLEDGESPDLF, encoded by the coding sequence ATGGATACCGCAATCGTCAACCCCCAGGCAGAGACCGACGCAACCCGCCATCCGCTTGCCGGCAAGACCATGAGCGGCGGTGAAATCATTGTAGAGGTCCTGGCGCAGGAGGGGGTGGATACGCTCTTCGGCTACAGCGGCGGCGCGATCCTTCCCACTTACGACGCCATCTTCAAGTACAACGAGCGCCGCCGGAAGGAGCAACAGGCCGGCGAAGAGGAGGACCCCATTCGGCTGATCGTCCCCGCCAACGAGCAGGGTGCGGGGTTCATGGCGGCCGGCTATGCGCGCGCCACCGGTAAGGTGGGCTGCTTCCTGGTGACCTCGGGCCCTGGGGCGACGAACACGGTGACCCCGATTCGCGACTGCATGGCCGACTCGGTGCCGGTCGTGGCGATCACCGGCCAGGTGCCGACCCACGCCATGGGGACCGATGCCTTCCAGGAGGCGCCCATCGTCAACATCATGGGCAGTTGTGCCAAGCACGTCTTCCTGGTCACCGACCCGGAGCAGCTCGAGGCCACGGTGCGCACCGCCTTCGAGGTGGCCCGCTCCGGACGTCCCGGTCCGGTCGTAGTCGATGTGCCCAAGAATATGCAGAACTGGATCGGCGAGTTCCGGGGCGAAGGGGTTCTGGAGGTGCGCGGTTATCGTCAGCGCATGGAGTCCCTGCGCTCGGCCAAGCTCTCGGACCGCAAGTGCCGCGCCTTCATGGAGATGCTCGAGCACTCCCGGCGGCCGCTGCTCTACGTCGGCGGCGGCGTGGTCAACGGTGAGGCCCATCAGGAGCTGCGCGACTTCGCACAAACGTTCGGGATCCCGGTGGTCAGCACCCTGATGGGGCTGGGCGCGATGGATACCACCGACGATCTCTATCTGGGCATGCTCGGCATGCACGGGACGGCCTACGCCAATTACGCCGTCGAGGACTGCGATTTCCTCATCGCGGTCGGCGCGCGCTTCGATGACCGTGTGGCCGGCAAGGTGGAGGAGTTCGCGCCGCTCGCCGAGCAGATCGCCCACATCGATATCGATGCCGCCGAGATCGGCAAGGTCAAGGGGGTTGACTGGGCGCACGTCGGCGAGGCCGGGCGTAGCCTGCGCCAGCTGCTGCGCTATGGGGAATCCATGGGGTTCGAGCCTCGCTTCGACGCCTGGCTCGAGCACGTCCGCGGTCTGCGCGAGCGCCATCCGATGAACTACGATCGCGACAGCGCGCTGATCCAGCCCCACTACGTCCTCGAGAAACTCAACGAGCTCACGGCAGGGGAGGCGATCATCGCCACCGGCGTCGGCCAGCACCAGATGTGGGCGGCGCAGTACTGCGACTTCCGCGGTCCGCGCCAGTGGCTGACCTCTGGCGGCCTGGGTACCATGGGCTTTGGCCTGCCGGCGGCCATTGGCGCCTATCTCGGGCGTCCGGACCGGATGGTCATCGATGTCGATGGCGATGGCTCGCTGCGCATGAACCTTGGCGAGCTGGAGACGGCCACGACCTACGACCTGCCGGTCAAGATCCTGTCGCTGAACAACGTCGGCGACGGTATGGTCCGGCAGTGGCAGAAGCTCTACTTCGGCGATCGTTTTTCCGGGTCGGACAAGTCGCTGCACCGCAAGGACTTCATCAAGGCGGCGGAGGCCGACGGCTATGAATTCGCCCGCCGGGTCGCCGATAAGGCGGAGCTTGAGGAGGCCCTGCGAGCCTTTGTCGAGTTCCCCGGGCCGGCCTTCCTTGAGGTGATGATCGATCCCGATGCTGGCGTGTTCCCGATGGTTGGGCCGGGCAGCAGCTACAAGGAGATGGTGACCGGCGATTACATCCCGAGCCGGGATGTGGCCCTGCGCCCGCGCACCAAGCTCGAGGACGGCGAGTCTCCGGACCTCTTCTGA
- the msrB gene encoding peptide-methionine (R)-S-oxide reductase MsrB, producing the protein MAKIDKSEAEWRELLTPEQFAVTRRGSTETPFSGAYYHCDRSGVYRCVCCNSALFSSRTKFESGTGWPSFWAPVDDDQIVIREDRSLGMVREEVLCATCDAHLGHVFADGPPPTQLRYCINSVALQLDEEAAPE; encoded by the coding sequence GTGGCCAAGATCGACAAGAGCGAGGCGGAGTGGCGGGAACTGCTGACGCCGGAGCAGTTTGCGGTGACCAGGCGGGGCAGCACCGAAACACCGTTCAGCGGGGCCTATTACCACTGTGATCGGTCCGGGGTGTATCGGTGCGTGTGCTGTAACTCAGCGCTGTTCTCCTCGCGCACCAAGTTCGAGTCCGGTACCGGGTGGCCCAGCTTCTGGGCACCGGTCGACGATGACCAGATCGTGATCCGGGAAGACCGTTCCCTCGGCATGGTCCGAGAAGAAGTCCTGTGCGCGACCTGTGACGCTCACCTGGGGCACGTCTTCGCCGATGGTCCGCCACCGACCCAGCTGCGTTATTGCATTAACTCGGTGGCACTGCAGCTCGATGAGGAAGCCGCCCCGGAGTGA
- a CDS encoding CocE/NonD family hydrolase, with amino-acid sequence MAARAVHELPNEVEVVEHQWITMRDGTRLSARIWKPAGAERNPVPAVLEFIPYRKRDIKRMRDTQIHHYFAAHGHAGVRVDLRGSGDSEGVLTDEYLLQEQEDAEDILRWLAEQPWCTGDVGMMGISWGGFNALQVAARRPPQLKAVIAVAATDDRYADDVHYKGGCLLNDNLSWASVMFAFNSMPPDPKIVGDRWREMWMQRLEDSGLWVKRWMSHPQRDDYWRHGSVCEDYSAIQVPVMIVSGWADGYPNPVFRLVENLQAPCKGLVGPWSHIYPHMGLPGPQIGFLQEALRWWDQWLRGEERGLLEEPRLRVWMQDSVRPRTQYASRPGRWVAEPSWPSPNIDWTRLQLSPRHMQWPGEPPPETDAGKPVAIQSPLSLGLFGGKWCSYNNGPDLPYDQREEDGGALIFDTQPLEEAVEILGAPVVELDLESSRPVAQIAVRLSDEAPDGKATRVTYGVLNLCHRNGHDQPAYLEPGSRERIRVPLDHIAQSFPRGHRIRLAVSTSYWPLAWPPPQPVRLTLYPEGCHLDLPVRPPREEDRGLPAFDEAEAAPPPASTALEHGHGNWIVSRDLARDESTLHVIEDDGRAYLEDVDLEVERSADEWYRARGDDFTSLSGEVIHRRRLRRGDWSIYTETRTLLTCDEGHFRIHATLDAYENGLRVFAKTWDERVPRAFL; translated from the coding sequence ATGGCAGCCAGAGCGGTCCATGAACTACCCAACGAAGTCGAGGTCGTCGAGCACCAGTGGATCACCATGCGCGACGGCACCCGTCTTTCGGCGCGCATCTGGAAGCCCGCCGGAGCGGAGCGGAACCCGGTCCCGGCGGTGCTCGAATTCATTCCCTACCGCAAGCGCGATATCAAGCGCATGCGCGACACGCAGATCCACCACTACTTCGCGGCCCACGGCCACGCCGGGGTGCGGGTCGACCTGCGTGGCAGCGGGGACTCCGAAGGGGTCCTGACCGACGAGTACCTGCTGCAGGAGCAGGAGGATGCCGAGGACATCCTGCGCTGGCTCGCCGAGCAGCCCTGGTGTACCGGGGACGTGGGGATGATGGGCATCTCCTGGGGGGGCTTCAACGCCCTTCAGGTGGCCGCCCGCAGGCCGCCGCAGCTCAAGGCCGTGATCGCCGTCGCAGCCACGGATGATCGCTACGCCGACGACGTCCACTACAAGGGCGGCTGCCTGCTCAACGACAACCTGTCGTGGGCATCGGTGATGTTCGCCTTCAACTCCATGCCACCCGATCCGAAGATTGTCGGCGACCGCTGGCGGGAGATGTGGATGCAACGCTTGGAAGACAGCGGACTATGGGTCAAGCGGTGGATGAGTCACCCGCAGCGCGACGACTACTGGCGCCACGGCTCGGTCTGCGAGGATTACAGCGCCATCCAAGTCCCGGTGATGATCGTCTCCGGCTGGGCGGACGGCTACCCGAATCCGGTCTTCCGCCTGGTCGAAAACCTGCAGGCTCCTTGCAAGGGCCTGGTCGGCCCCTGGAGCCATATCTATCCCCATATGGGGCTGCCAGGCCCCCAGATCGGCTTCCTTCAGGAGGCACTGCGCTGGTGGGATCAGTGGCTCCGTGGCGAGGAGCGGGGCCTTCTGGAGGAGCCGCGCCTGCGGGTCTGGATGCAGGACAGCGTGCGCCCGCGCACCCAGTACGCCAGCCGCCCTGGCCGCTGGGTGGCCGAGCCGAGCTGGCCGTCGCCGAACATCGACTGGACCCGGCTGCAACTGTCACCGCGGCACATGCAGTGGCCCGGTGAACCTCCGCCGGAGACCGACGCGGGCAAACCTGTGGCCATCCAGTCGCCACTCTCCCTGGGGCTGTTCGGCGGCAAGTGGTGTTCCTACAACAACGGCCCCGACCTGCCCTACGACCAGCGCGAGGAGGACGGTGGCGCCCTGATCTTCGACACGCAGCCCCTGGAGGAGGCGGTGGAGATCCTCGGCGCCCCCGTCGTGGAGCTGGATCTTGAATCCAGCAGGCCAGTGGCGCAGATCGCCGTGCGCCTCTCCGACGAGGCCCCGGACGGCAAGGCGACCCGCGTCACCTACGGCGTGTTAAACCTCTGCCACCGCAACGGCCACGACCAGCCCGCCTACCTGGAGCCGGGCAGCCGTGAACGCATCCGGGTCCCCCTGGACCACATCGCCCAGTCATTCCCCCGGGGCCACCGCATCCGACTCGCTGTATCCACTTCCTACTGGCCCCTGGCCTGGCCGCCACCGCAGCCGGTGCGTCTGACCCTCTATCCGGAGGGCTGTCACCTTGATCTACCGGTGCGCCCGCCCCGGGAGGAGGACCGGGGGCTGCCCGCGTTCGATGAGGCCGAGGCGGCGCCACCCCCGGCATCGACGGCCCTGGAGCACGGCCACGGCAATTGGATCGTTTCGCGCGACCTGGCACGGGATGAGTCGACCCTACACGTGATCGAGGACGATGGCCGCGCTTACCTGGAGGACGTGGACCTGGAGGTCGAACGCTCCGCGGACGAGTGGTATCGGGCACGCGGCGACGACTTCACCTCCCTGAGCGGCGAGGTCATCCACCGCCGACGGCTACGCCGCGGTGACTGGTCGATCTACACCGAGACCCGCACCCTGCTCACCTGCGACGAGGGCCACTTCCGAATCCACGCCACCCTAGATGCCTACGAGAACGGGCTGCGCGTCTTCGCCAAGACCTGGGATGAGCGGGTGCCGCGCGCTTTCCTCTGA
- a CDS encoding SIR2 family NAD-dependent protein deacylase has protein sequence MTHIEEGLRRVLHRAARVVALTGAGISAESGVPTFRDAQSGFWERFDPEELATPEAFRRNPRRVWAWYAQRRRLAEQAEPNAGHRALADWERQLGGLRVITQNVDGLHQRAGSHDIIELHGNIHRDRVFEGAVAGASDAPELPRCPHSGDLLRPDVVWFGEALPSGAVEAAVTAVREADLVLSVGTSSLVQPAASLPLEALERDIPVLEVNREPTPLTPVADWSLRGSAGEILPALVGAATEQV, from the coding sequence GTGACGCACATCGAAGAGGGGCTCAGGCGGGTGCTTCATCGGGCCGCCCGGGTGGTGGCGCTGACCGGCGCCGGGATCTCGGCCGAGAGTGGTGTGCCGACGTTCCGGGATGCGCAGAGCGGCTTCTGGGAGCGTTTCGACCCCGAGGAGCTGGCTACACCGGAAGCCTTCCGGCGCAACCCCCGCCGGGTGTGGGCCTGGTACGCGCAGCGCCGGCGCCTGGCCGAACAGGCCGAGCCCAATGCCGGGCACCGCGCCTTGGCCGACTGGGAGCGGCAACTTGGCGGCCTGCGCGTAATCACCCAGAACGTTGATGGCCTACACCAGCGCGCCGGGAGCCACGACATCATCGAGCTGCACGGCAATATCCACCGCGACCGTGTCTTCGAGGGTGCGGTAGCCGGCGCTTCGGATGCCCCGGAGTTGCCGCGGTGTCCGCACAGTGGCGATCTGCTGCGTCCGGATGTGGTCTGGTTCGGCGAGGCCCTGCCGTCCGGTGCCGTCGAGGCTGCGGTGACTGCGGTCCGGGAGGCCGACCTGGTCCTCTCCGTTGGCACCTCCTCACTGGTCCAGCCGGCTGCTTCCCTGCCGCTCGAAGCGCTGGAGCGGGATATCCCGGTCCTGGAGGTCAACCGGGAGCCCACACCGCTGACCCCGGTGGCGGACTGGAGCCTGCGCGGCAGCGCCGGCGAGATCCTGCCGGCGCTGGTCGGGGCGGCGACCGAGCAGGTCTGA
- the serB gene encoding phosphoserine phosphatase SerB, which translates to MSEIILINVSGEDQPGLTSSLMGILAEYDVDILDIGQAMIHDTLSLGILIEVPEQKDVSPVLKDVLFHLHDAGMQVRFTPVAQEQYEHWVRGAGKPRHIITLLGRSVSAAQIARISSVVTAQGLNIEDIVRLSGRRPLHLEGRRSRACVELTVRGQPVDTDAMKRDFMEISQQLGIDISFQEDNLYRRNRRMVAFDMDSTLIQQEVIDEMAKAAGVGEECARVTEQAMRGEIDFRESLRQRVRLLEGLPEETLEEVARSLTLTEGAERLMRTLKAFGYVTAIISGGFTYFGRHLQKHLGIDYVYANDLEIVDGRLTGRVQGEIVDGPRKAELLRHIAEQEGLALEQVIAVGDGANDLPMLRLAGLGIAFHAKPVVQESARQSISTLGLDGTLYLMGIKDTDTPA; encoded by the coding sequence ATGAGCGAGATCATCCTGATCAACGTGTCCGGCGAGGATCAGCCGGGACTGACCTCTTCCCTGATGGGCATCCTGGCCGAGTACGATGTCGACATCCTCGACATCGGGCAGGCGATGATCCACGACACCCTGTCGCTCGGCATTCTCATCGAGGTACCGGAGCAGAAGGACGTCTCCCCGGTGCTCAAGGACGTGCTGTTCCACCTCCACGATGCGGGGATGCAGGTGCGTTTCACCCCGGTGGCACAGGAGCAGTACGAGCACTGGGTGCGTGGCGCCGGCAAGCCGCGGCACATCATCACCCTGCTCGGCCGAAGCGTGAGCGCCGCGCAGATTGCCCGCATCTCCAGCGTCGTCACCGCCCAAGGGTTGAATATCGAGGACATCGTGCGACTCTCTGGCCGTCGCCCGCTGCATCTGGAGGGTCGACGCTCAAGAGCCTGTGTGGAGCTGACGGTGCGGGGCCAGCCCGTCGACACCGACGCCATGAAGCGCGACTTCATGGAGATCTCCCAGCAGCTCGGGATCGACATCAGCTTCCAGGAAGACAATCTGTACCGGCGCAACCGTCGCATGGTCGCCTTCGACATGGACTCCACGCTCATTCAGCAGGAGGTCATCGACGAAATGGCCAAGGCGGCCGGCGTCGGCGAGGAGTGCGCGCGAGTCACCGAGCAGGCCATGCGCGGCGAGATCGACTTCCGCGAGAGCCTGCGCCAGCGCGTCCGCCTCCTGGAGGGACTGCCCGAAGAGACCCTGGAAGAGGTCGCCCGGAGCCTGACGCTAACCGAGGGCGCCGAGCGGCTGATGCGTACGCTGAAGGCCTTCGGCTACGTCACCGCGATTATCTCCGGTGGCTTCACCTACTTCGGGCGCCATCTGCAGAAACACCTGGGCATCGACTACGTCTACGCCAACGACCTGGAGATTGTCGACGGTCGACTGACCGGGCGGGTCCAGGGCGAGATCGTCGATGGCCCGCGCAAGGCCGAGCTGCTGCGCCACATCGCGGAGCAGGAGGGCCTGGCCCTGGAACAGGTAATCGCCGTCGGGGACGGCGCCAACGACCTGCCCATGCTGCGCCTGGCCGGGCTCGGTATCGCCTTCCACGCCAAGCCGGTGGTCCAGGAGAGCGCGCGGCAATCGATCTCCACCCTGGGCCTGGACGGGACCCTGTATTTGATGGGCATCAAGGACACCGACACCCCGGCCTGA
- a CDS encoding BamA/TamA family outer membrane protein, with product MARRARQLLAALFIGLGGAPALLSAGSPGGVVVPLVFYTPETGGAGGATAVLFRPRQLATGAEGTDTLSLVGFYTAESQYLAALSGRAYLADGRWLIANSTTLSEFPRDYYGQGPLARQDDEESYTALRRSNSLRLQRWVGGPWYAGVRWDAARYDLEDVDADGKVDQYYQERELPRENRLHGVGAAVSQDTRSGPFFPTSGSRTELAAVAFPESLGADEAFGVIELDHRHYFGIGERHAVALQFVGEYAGDHAPLPLQPRLGGSTLRGFYEGRYIDNVLLAGQAEWRFPIAGRWQGAAFAGAGDVFPRLSEASTEHLKYGVGGGLRYVLVPDAGIHLRLDFARGYARGEAEDGDGLAVYFNLGEAF from the coding sequence ATGGCCCGACGCGCCCGCCAACTGCTGGCCGCCCTGTTCATCGGCCTGGGCGGCGCCCCCGCCCTCCTGAGCGCCGGCTCACCTGGGGGCGTGGTCGTGCCGCTGGTCTTCTACACCCCGGAAACCGGGGGGGCCGGCGGAGCAACGGCGGTGCTCTTCCGGCCACGCCAGCTGGCTACCGGTGCGGAGGGCACCGACACCCTCAGCCTGGTAGGCTTCTATACTGCAGAAAGCCAGTACCTGGCCGCCCTCAGTGGCCGCGCCTACCTGGCTGATGGGCGCTGGCTGATCGCCAACAGCACCACACTCAGCGAGTTTCCCCGGGATTACTATGGGCAGGGCCCCCTGGCTCGGCAGGACGATGAGGAGTCGTACACCGCACTGCGCCGCAGCAACAGCCTCCGCCTGCAACGCTGGGTTGGCGGCCCGTGGTACGCGGGCGTGCGCTGGGATGCCGCTCGCTACGACCTGGAGGACGTCGATGCGGACGGCAAGGTGGATCAGTACTACCAGGAGCGTGAACTGCCGCGCGAGAACCGGCTCCACGGCGTCGGTGCCGCCGTCTCCCAGGACACTCGCAGCGGCCCGTTCTTCCCCACCTCCGGCAGTCGCACGGAGCTGGCGGCGGTGGCCTTCCCCGAGTCACTGGGGGCCGATGAGGCGTTCGGCGTAATCGAGCTCGACCATCGCCACTACTTCGGCATCGGCGAGCGACACGCCGTCGCGCTGCAATTCGTCGGCGAGTACGCCGGTGACCACGCACCGCTGCCGCTCCAACCCCGACTGGGCGGCAGCACCCTGCGCGGGTTCTACGAGGGGCGCTACATCGACAACGTGCTGCTTGCCGGACAGGCCGAGTGGCGCTTTCCCATCGCCGGGCGGTGGCAGGGCGCTGCCTTCGCCGGCGCCGGCGACGTCTTCCCGCGCCTTTCGGAGGCCTCCACAGAACACCTGAAGTACGGGGTTGGCGGCGGCCTGCGGTACGTCCTCGTGCCCGACGCCGGCATCCACCTGCGTCTCGATTTCGCCCGCGGGTACGCCCGCGGCGAGGCGGAAGATGGCGACGGCCTGGCCGTCTACTTCAACCTGGGCGAGGCGTTCTGA
- the chlG gene encoding chlorophyll synthase ChlG, producing the protein MSGAAHPDTALTRPRLATVFEIMHPITWFAPMWAFACGVISVGASPEGIHWLMIAAGVLLAGPLVCGTSQIVNDWYDRHVDAINEPDRPIPSGRMPGRWGLYIGIGTTLLALAVAAALGPVVLLAACIGLFLAWAYSAPPIRLKRNGWISNAAVGLSYEGLPWVTGAAIMATGLPDWRILLVALLYSIGAHGIMTLNDFKAIEGDRQTGLKTVPVHLGAQNAARLACVVMALPQAVVIGLLLAWEQPWHALIVSALLAAQLLLMIRLLRDPKAYAPWYNATGTTLYVLGMLATAFALGGMLGGSA; encoded by the coding sequence ATGTCTGGGGCAGCTCATCCTGATACAGCGCTCACGCGCCCGCGTCTGGCGACGGTGTTCGAGATCATGCATCCGATCACCTGGTTCGCGCCGATGTGGGCATTCGCCTGTGGTGTCATTTCCGTGGGCGCTTCCCCGGAGGGGATCCACTGGCTGATGATCGCCGCCGGTGTGCTGCTCGCCGGTCCGCTGGTCTGCGGCACCAGCCAGATCGTCAACGATTGGTACGACCGCCACGTGGACGCCATCAACGAGCCCGACCGCCCCATTCCCTCGGGCCGCATGCCCGGGCGTTGGGGGCTCTACATCGGGATCGGCACCACTTTGCTCGCCCTGGCCGTCGCCGCTGCCCTCGGGCCGGTGGTCCTCCTGGCCGCCTGTATCGGCCTCTTCCTGGCCTGGGCCTACAGCGCCCCTCCCATACGCCTGAAGCGCAACGGCTGGATCAGCAACGCCGCTGTGGGCCTTTCCTACGAAGGGCTGCCTTGGGTCACCGGTGCGGCCATCATGGCCACCGGGCTTCCGGACTGGCGGATCCTGCTCGTCGCCCTGCTCTACAGCATCGGCGCCCACGGCATCATGACCCTCAACGACTTCAAGGCCATTGAGGGCGACCGGCAGACCGGGCTCAAGACGGTGCCCGTTCATCTCGGCGCGCAGAATGCGGCGCGCCTGGCCTGTGTCGTCATGGCGCTGCCGCAGGCGGTGGTGATCGGCCTGCTCCTCGCCTGGGAGCAGCCCTGGCACGCCCTGATCGTCAGCGCCCTGTTGGCCGCTCAGCTTCTGCTGATGATCCGGCTGCTACGCGATCCAAAAGCTTACGCCCCCTGGTATAACGCCACGGGCACGACCCTCTACGTGCTCGGCATGCTGGCCACGGCCTTCGCCTTGGGCGGCATGCTCGGAGGCAGCGCATGA
- a CDS encoding BCD family MFS transporter has protein sequence MSAPNIGWLGILRLGLVQTALGAVVVLTTTTLNRVMIVELALPAMLPGMLVGFHYAVQILRPRLGYGSDVGGRRTPWILGGILVLAAGGVTASFATALMETNTAGGVALATVAFLMIGAGVSSAGTALLALLATRVSPERRAPAAMVTWVMMIAGFAVTAGTAGHFLDPFSMERLVGVTSVVCALAVVLAFVAVWGVEGEGRESVGAHAQSTPTTPFFQALGQIWDEPKARRFTIFVFFSMLAYNSQDLILEPFAGLVFGLTPGQSTQLGGFQNGGVLAGMLLAALAGRGKLGSLRTWTIGGCIASSIALGNLIVVAGVQELWWESVSESGLWRVGLPVFALGAANGAFAVAAIGSMMRLASEGQERREGVRVGLWGAAQAIAFGLGGFLGTVGVDAIRYLAGDETAGYSMVFGLAALLFLVSAWLAARVDRAGETDQKYGTATAGS, from the coding sequence ATGAGCGCACCCAACATCGGCTGGCTGGGGATCCTCCGGCTCGGCCTCGTCCAGACGGCCCTGGGCGCTGTGGTGGTGCTGACCACCACTACCCTCAATCGCGTCATGATCGTCGAGCTGGCCCTGCCGGCGATGCTGCCCGGCATGCTGGTCGGCTTCCACTACGCCGTTCAGATCCTGCGCCCGCGCCTGGGCTACGGATCGGATGTGGGCGGGCGACGAACCCCGTGGATCCTTGGCGGCATCCTGGTGCTTGCCGCCGGCGGGGTCACCGCCTCCTTCGCGACGGCGCTCATGGAGACCAACACTGCCGGCGGTGTTGCCCTCGCTACGGTCGCCTTCCTCATGATCGGGGCCGGTGTCAGCAGTGCCGGTACCGCGCTGCTCGCCCTGCTGGCGACGCGGGTGTCACCGGAGCGACGTGCACCTGCAGCGATGGTCACCTGGGTGATGATGATCGCCGGGTTCGCGGTGACGGCAGGCACCGCCGGGCACTTCCTTGATCCGTTCTCCATGGAGCGCCTGGTGGGGGTCACCAGCGTCGTCTGCGCCCTGGCGGTCGTCCTGGCCTTCGTCGCCGTCTGGGGCGTCGAGGGCGAAGGGCGCGAGAGCGTCGGCGCCCATGCGCAGAGCACCCCAACGACCCCCTTCTTTCAGGCCCTGGGCCAGATCTGGGATGAACCGAAGGCGCGGCGGTTCACCATCTTCGTGTTTTTCTCGATGCTCGCCTACAACTCCCAGGATCTTATCCTGGAGCCGTTCGCCGGCCTGGTCTTCGGCCTGACCCCCGGGCAGTCCACCCAGCTGGGCGGGTTTCAGAATGGCGGCGTCCTGGCCGGGATGCTGCTCGCGGCCCTCGCCGGTCGCGGCAAACTCGGCAGCCTGCGCACCTGGACCATCGGCGGTTGCATCGCCTCGAGCATCGCTCTGGGCAACCTGATCGTCGTCGCTGGCGTCCAAGAGCTTTGGTGGGAGAGTGTTTCCGAGAGCGGCCTCTGGCGTGTCGGCCTGCCGGTGTTCGCGCTCGGCGCGGCCAACGGCGCCTTCGCCGTAGCCGCCATCGGCTCCATGATGCGCCTCGCCAGCGAGGGCCAGGAGCGCCGGGAGGGGGTCCGCGTCGGCCTCTGGGGCGCAGCCCAGGCCATCGCCTTCGGCCTCGGCGGCTTCCTCGGAACCGTTGGCGTCGACGCAATCCGCTACCTGGCCGGTGACGAGACGGCCGGATACTCCATGGTCTTCGGGCTCGCCGCCCTGCTCTTCCTGGTCTCGGCCTGGCTGGCTGCGCGGGTGGACCGAGCCGGCGAGACCGACCAGAAATACGGCACCGCCACAGCAGGGAGCTGA